CTGCCCGACGCTGCATGAGCAAGCTTTCGCTGGAAAGCATCGCCGCCCCGGTCGAACCCTGGCTGGATCGGGTTAACTCGCGACTGGACCAGCTCTGCGACGACGAACCTTCGCCGATGATCGCGGCCGTGTTACAGAACCTATTCGATGCCCCCGCCAAGCGCTTGCGGCCGCTGTTGGTGCTCCTGTCGGCCGGGGCGTTCGGGCGACTCGACGAGCGGTCGGTGGTACTCGCCTGCGGTGTCGAGTGCCTGCATACGGCGACCCTGATTCACGACGACGTGGTCGACTCCTCGGCCACCCGCCGCGGACGCGAGACCGTGCACACGATGTGGTCCGAGGGGATCGCGATCCTGGCCGGGGATTTCATGTTCGCACTCTCGGCCGAAATGGTGGCGAGCCTCCGCCGCCCATCGGTCGTATCCAAGTTCGCCGACGCCATCATGCAGATGTCGCGGGCCGAATTGCATTCGCCCGATCTCGACGATGGCGCGGCGGCAGCGCAGGCCGACTACCTGACCAAGATCGAGGGCAAGACCGCCGCTCTGATCGGACTTTGCGCCAGCGCCGCCGCCGACCTGGCCGAACGTCCGTCCCAGCAGCAGGAGCGGATGCGGCAGCTGGGAGTCGCCCTCGGACTGGCATTCCAGATTTGCGATGACGTCCTTGACCTTCGCGGCGATCCCGATTTGACCGGCAAGCCGGCCGGCGGTGACCTGCTGCAGGCCCAGCTGACGCTGCCGATCCTGGTGCACCTGGGCATGGTTCCCGGCGGCGAAGTTGCCAGCTTTTACGACGGTCGCAAGGCACGCCCCGACCGGATTCCGCTGGCGCTGGCCGAAATCGGCTGCAGCGGCGCGCTGGATGCGGCGGTAGCCAAGGCCCGGGATCTCGCCGCCGAGGCCCGCGCCCAACTTGACCATCTGCCGGACAATGAATTCAGAAGTGCGATATCCGACCTGACCGAATTCGTAGTTGACCGAGTCCGCTGAACGCGGGCGGCTTGATCCGCCACAGGTCCGGGCGATGTTTGACGCCATCGCCCCGACCTACGATCGCCTCAATCGCATGATCAGCCTCGGGCTTGATGCCGGCTGGCGGCGGCGGTTGATCGATCTTTCCCTGATCGACGACCCTGCGGTCCTGCTCGACATCGGGACCGGTACCGGCGACCTTGTGGCCCTGGCCAAGCGGCGGGGAGCAGAGCACCTGCTTGCCCTGGGAATCGACTTCTCGCACGCGATGCTGCTGGCCGGCCGCGACCGGGTGGGGCGCGCCGGCGGACGGCTGGCTCGCGCTGACGCTCTGCGCTTGCCGGTCGGCGACGCCGCGGTCGATGCGATTGTCTGCGCGTTCGTGGTTCGCAACCTGGCCGACCGTCAGACCGCCTTTACCGAATGGCGCCGCGTCCTGGCCGGCGGTGGACGGTTGGTGATCCTGGAAATGACGCCGATGGGCAATGGTCCGCTGGCCCGATTATTCCGCCTCTATTTCGCGCGGATTACCCCGCTGCTCGGTCGCCTGGTCTCCGGCCATCGATTCGCCTACAGCTATCTGCCGGCCTCGGTGGAGCGATTCCCGGGCCCCGCGGATCTGGCCGCTGAACTTGCCGAAGCCGGCTTCGAGCAGGTCGCGTGGGAGCGCCGCGGGTTGGGGAGTGTTGCAATTCACACCGCGGCCGCACCGGGGGGCCGGGCATGAAGCTCGAACTGCGCGCGGTTGACAATCCGCGGGAGTGGGCCGAGCTCTTCGGCACCGCGACCGGGCACAGTTTTCTGCAGCGCTGGGAGTGGGGCGAAATCAAGCGCCGCAACGGTTGGCAGCCATTGCGCATCGGGGCCTTCAACGGGCAGTCCCTGGTGGCCGGAGTTCAGATCCTGATCCAACGCCATCGCCCGCTTTCCTTCCTGCCGGCGGTCGGGATTGGGTATGTTCCGCGCGGGCCGGTGGGACGGGTCGAAAGCGGCGTGGCCGAGGCCCTGGTCGCCGCGGCCGTTGATGGCGCCCGTCGTGGCGGCGCCAGCCTGCTCAGAGTGGAGCCGCCGGCAGCGAATGCGGGCTGGGTCTGCCCGGCGTTGCTGCAAGCGGGATTCGGGGTTTCCGATCAGCACGTGCAAATCCGGCACTCGGCCTACATTGATCTGGGCAAATCGGAGTCCGAAATCCTTGCCGGATTCAAGTCCAAGACGCGCTACAACACCCGCTTGGCCGGACGGCGCGGAGTCGTGGTGCGGAGAGGCGGGGAGAAAGACCTGTCCAGCTTTTTCGAGCTGACGGTTGAAACCGGTCGCCGCGACGGTTTCGCGATCCACGACCGGGAATACTACGAAGCCGTTTACAACGCTTTCGGGCCCGACGATTCGGCGCTTTTTGTGGCTGATTACGAGGGGCGTGATCTGGCCGCACTTTTGGCTATCAAGACCGGCGGGGAGGCGGTGTACGTCTACGGGGCTTCGACATCGCACGAGCGACGCCGGATGCCCAGTTACGCGGTCCAGTGGGAAGCGATGCGTTGGGCCCGCGCCCACGGCTGCCGCCGATACGACCTGTGGGGAATGGCCGATCCCGAAAACGCCCGCGACCCGATGGTCGGAGTCAGCCGGTTCAAGAACGGTTACAACCCGATGCCGATCGAGCACCCGGGGACATTCGATCTGGATCTCTCGCGGCCTTTATCGGGGCTCATCAAGGCCTTTCTGCCGATGTACCAGCAGGTGATCGCCAACCGGTCGCAACCGGAGCCGGCGTCGAATTGAGGCTGGACCGACTGGCGGCTGCGATCGGCTGCCGCGTCGAACCCGGGGCGGGCGAACTGCGGATCGCCGCCATCGCCTTCGATTCGCGCCAAGCGGTGCCCGGATCGCTTTTCGTGGCGATCGCGGGAACCAGGGTCGACGGACACGATTACATCCGGCAGGCGGTCGCCGCCGGAGCGGTGGCGGTGGTCGCGCAGCGCCCTTCGGCCTGCCCTCCGGGCGTGGTCGGACTGGTCGTAAAGGACTCCCGCGCGGCGCTGGCTCAATTGGCCCGCTGCTTCCACGGGCGCCCGGACACCCAGCTGGGCCTTATCGGCGTGACCGGCACCGACGGCAAGACCAGCACCTGCTCGCTGCTTGCGCACCTACTGACCAACGCCGGTGCCGATTGCGGCCTGGTCACGACCGCCCAGCTCGGCGTAGGCGGAGTGCTCTCACCAAGGTCCGAGCACGAGACCACGCCGTCAGCCCTGCGCGTCAACGAGTTGCTGGCGGAAATGGTTGCGGCGGGCGATCGCTGGGCGGTGATCGAGGCAACCTCGCACGCGTTGGACCAGAAACGGGTCGACGGACTCGCTTTCGATCTTGCGGTGTATACCCGGATCACCCACGAACACCTCGAATATCACCGCACGATTGACGCCTACGTTGCCGCCAAGGGGCGCCTCGCGCAACTGGTAGACGCGGCCGCGGAAGCGGACGACCCTGGCACCCTGGTCCTAAACGCCGCCGATCCGCATACTCCGACCATTACCGCGGGCCGACGCTGTCGCCGGATCAGCTACGGGCAAGGCGTCGGTGATGTCCAGAGTCGCCGGGAGCGATCGGGTGTACGCGGACTCGAATTCGAGGTGGTAACGCCTTGGGGCCGGGGGAAAGTCCAGACTCCGTTGCGCGGCCGCTTCAACATCGAAAACGTCCTTGCCGCCATCGCCGCCGGCGGTGCCGCCGGGTTCGATCTGGAGGCGCTGATTGACGGGTGCCGATCGTTTGGCGGCGTCGCCGGGCGCATGCAGTACGTCGATCGCGGACAAGATTTTGTGGTAGTCGTCGATTACGCCCACACACCGGCCAGCCTGGGCGCGGTACTGTCCGAATTGCGCAAGCAGACCGACGGTCGGTTGATCGCCGTTTTCGGCAGCGCCGGCGAGCGCGACATAGAAAAGCGTTCGCTGATGGGGCGCGTGGCGGCCGAACTGGCCGACTTCGCGGTAATTACCGACGAGGACCCACGCGGCGAGAGCCGCGACCGGATCGCCTCCCAAATCGTGTTCGGGCTGCGGCAGAAGGATCCCACCGCCAGCTTCGTGGTCATCCACGACCGCCCGCAGGCGGTCCGGTACGCCCTCTCCCAGGCGCGCCCCGGCGACGTAGTCGCACTGCTCGGCAAGGGGCATGAAAAGAGCATTATTGGACCGGACGGTGAAGTCGCCTACGACGAAGTCGAAGTGGCGCGCGAGGCGCTGGCGGGGCTTGCCTAGCCGGTTATCCGGCCGGGGGCGCGGCGGGTCAACGGCCGCCGGGCGGGAACGTTGCTAGTTCCCGGCCACGCTCGATGTGCAGGTCCCCTCGTCGACGGCCCCGCCGGTGGTCTTAAAAGACTGACCGCAGGAGCAGTCTGCCTTCGACAGCGGGTTGCTGACCGAAAATCCCTGACCCATCAAGCCGTCGGCGAAATCGATCACCGCACCGTCAAACAGCGGCAGCGTCATGGAATCGACGTAGAGAGTTATGCCCAGCGACTCGGTGACCAGATCGGTGTCGGTGGGGCGACGGGCAATACCCAGCTGGTATTCCCAGCCGCCGCAGCCGCCCGGGGCAACCGCCACCTTCATCGCCGCGGCGTCATAACCCTGTGCGTCGACGATGCTGTTGAACGCCGAGGCTGCGGATTCGGTCAGCGAAATGTTGGGAGTGGTCAGTTCGGAAGCCATATCAGATAGTGCTTGGCTCTGTCGGCCCGGATGATTCAGGTTAACCGCGGTTGCCCGATATTAGTTGAGAAACATCGACTCGGTACTGACGATTACTTACATGCAATACATACATGCCCGACAAAACAATCAGCTTGCCCGACGACGTCATTCCAATCATTGACCGGCTCGACGTCCCCTTCTCCCGATGGGTGACCCGGCAACTTCGACGTCACGCGGCTCGATCGACGATGTCGTGCGCCGAGATGCTGTTGGTCGATGCCGCATTGGCAGACGGCAATCAGCCGACCGAAGAGGATGCGGCGGCAGTGGCCGAGCGAATGGATAGATCGGCTCCGTGGTAGCGCGCGGCGCAGTTTGCTGGATTGAACTCGACGAGCGCCGACCGTCGTAGTCGAATCCTCCGACGAAATCCTCGGCGTGGACTTCTGGCAAACGCACGTGGTGCCGCCAATCTCCAACACCGACCGGGCCGGCCTAGCCGGAAATGTGTTGCTTGACGCGGCCGTAACGGGATTGCCGGTGGACTCGGTTGCGGTGCCGTTGCGACTGAAATTGGTCGATCGGTCCTGGCTGGGTGATTGCGCCGGGCGACTGCCCCGGGCGCTCACCGACGCGATCGACGACGGCATCCGCGCCGTGTTGGGACTGGACCGCGCCTAGAGTTCCGACCACGCCCGGCGGAGGCAACGCGTACTTCGGTGGGCATCATGATCGCCCTGGCTGGCAAGTTCGATAATTGGCCTAACAGGGTGGGGTCGAGATTAGGAAATAGGTACTTTGGGCCGTGATAGCTGAAGCGCAATCCCGGCCACGGACGGTTCAAATCCCGGTTCAGGGAATGACCTGCGCCGCTTGCCGTGCAAACGTCGAAAGAGCCGTCGCCGGTGACGGAGTACTCGAGCATTACGTCTCGTTGCTCACCCGCGCGGTCGTTGCCCGCTACGATCCGGCTGCCACCGATGCGATCGCAATCAGCGATCGGATTCGCGCCATCGGATACGAGGTCGAATTCGCTGAATCCCAGATAGCCCTCGGCCCCGCAGACGGAGATTTGCGGCCTGCCGCGCTGGCGGCGCTGGGAGGACTCGACGGTCTGTTGCGAGCCGAAGTACGGGGCGATCAGATTTGGTGCCAGTACTTTGCCGACTATGTCGGCCGCGGGCAGATTAACGCCGCCCTGGAAGCGGTCGGCATCACGCCGCTGGCAGTCAGGACGGAAACCGCCGGCAAGGTGCATTTCCCGGATTCGGGCCCCATCGCAGCCCGCGCATGGTGGGACCGGCTAATGGATCACTTGGAAGATCTCACGGATGCGCTGCCGGACTGGTCCGGACCGGTCGCCGGGATCCTGGCCGGACTGGTCGTCCTGTGGGGCCAGGCAGCCTGGATCCCATCCCCGGCTTTCATGAGCAACCTGCCGGTCCTGTGGCTGGTGGCGGCGGCGGTGTTCACATTGCTGGGATCCGACTACCACCGCGCCGCCTGGCGGGCGGTGCGCACCCGCAACCTCGATATGAATTCCCTGGTGTCGATGAGCACGGGAATGGCGCTGCTGTGGAGCGCGATTGAGATCGGACGCGCCGCCTGGAGCGGGTCCACCCCGGGCGAGGTGTTCCTCGCTGAGGCGGCCTTGGTCATTGCTATCGTCGCCCTCGGACACCACTTGCAGGATAGGGCCCTGGCGGCCACCACCCGACCGTACGAATCCCTGCTGGAATTGGTCGGCTCCGGCGACGCCCGGGTAGAGCGCGAAGGCGAGATCGCCACCGTCAGGATCCGCGACCTGCGGCCCGGCGATATCCAGGTGATTCGGCCCGGCGATCAGATCGCCCTCGACGGAGTGGTCTTGTCCGGAAGATCAACCGTCGATGAATCCCTCTTGACCGGGGAATCCCGACCGGTCGCCAAGGGCCCTGGCGATCGGGTCATCGGATCGGCGCTCAACCACGACGGATCGCTGCGGGTCCAGGTCGAGCAGGCATGCGATCGGACCGTGCTGGCCCAGATAGTCCGCGAGGTAGAGCTCGCCCACAGCCGCCGTAGTCACGGCGAGGCCGCATTGGACCGGTTCATTGCCCGGTACGTACCGGTGATCGCGCTGGTCGGGATCGTTTCGTCGGCGGCCTGGCTGCTGCTCGCCCCGGATGAGGGTGTGGCGGCGGCATTCCGGACTTTGTTTACGGTTCTGGTGGTCGCCTGCCCGTGCGCGATTGGGCTGGCGATACCGGCCGCCACGACGGTTGGGATCTCGCTGGGAATCCGCAACGGAATCCTGCTGCGCGATCCGGCCGTCATCGGTGCCGCCGGCCGGGTCAAAGTCCTGATGCTGGACAAGACCGGGACCCTGACCCACGGTCGCCCGGAGGTGGTTGACATTGAAACCCTTCCGGGAACGGACGCCGGCGATGCAATCGCCCTGGCCGCCGCCGCCGAATCCCATTCAGAGCACCCGATCGGTCGGGCGATTTGCGAGGTGGCGCGCCGACGCGGCCTAACGGTTCCGGCCGCGAGAGAGTTTTCAGCAGAATTCGGTGGCGGAGTTCGGGCCCTGGTCGACGGCGCCGAATTGCTGGTTGGCTCGCCCGGTTTCCTGCGCAGGAATTCGGTTGGCCCTATCGAAGTCTCCGGCGACGTCGGTTATGCAATCGCACAGGTGGCGGTTAACGGTCGGGCAGTGGCCAGCTTTGCGCTAGAGGACGAAATCCGAGACGAGGCGGCCGATGAGATCACGCGGCTGAGACGCGCCGGCATTGAACCGATCCTGGTAACCGGCGACCGCGCGCCGGCGGCGGCCAGGGTAGCCGCGGCGGTGGGGATTGAACGCGTCCACTCCGATCAGAGCCCGAACCAGAAAGCCGAGCTCGTCGCCGAATTGAAGAGCGAGGGCCACTGTGTCGCAATGGTCGGGGATGGGGTAAACGATGCCCCCGCCCTGGGCCGCGCCGATGTCGGAATCGCGATCGGAACAGGATCCGACCTGGCCGCGCACGCTGCTCAAATGAGCATCGTTGCCGGCGGGCTGGAGCGGATTGCGGCGGCATTCACGCTTATCGCCAAAGTCCGCACGGCCGTGAATTCCAACCTTGCAATCGCGTTCGGCAGCACTTTTCTGCTGGTCGCGCTGGCCACCGGGATCTTCTACCCGGTGCTTGGCTTTCAGTTCAATCCGGTCCTGGCTGCGGCGGCGATGGGGCTCAGCATCCTGCTGGTGCTGGGGAATTCGCTGCGCCTGCGCTACCCGCGAATCGTAAACGCCACTTCGCGCTGAACCTGGCCGTCAATTAGGACGTCCGCCGAGTAGGCGCCCGGGATGGCATCGCCGGGGTCCAGGTAAAAGGCGAAATAGCCTCGCGTGAATGCCGACTGCACCGGCTGCTCGTAGACGAACACCGGTTCATCGCCCCGTTTCCAGGCGATTCCAATGGTCGAGCCGGCGCCAATCCCGATGAACTCGGCCGAGACGTAGACCCGTTCGCCGGCATCGAATTCGGTGGCTCGCTCGCGCGGCCGCTGCTGCGAGTCGATCGATCGGGCGACCGCCGCCGTGCCCACGCGGCCGCGCACTGCCACGGTCGGGGACTGAGTCGGAACTACCCGGGTCGG
The Chloroflexota bacterium genome window above contains:
- a CDS encoding polyprenyl synthetase family protein → MRGKRAGLVRPARRCMSKLSLESIAAPVEPWLDRVNSRLDQLCDDEPSPMIAAVLQNLFDAPAKRLRPLLVLLSAGAFGRLDERSVVLACGVECLHTATLIHDDVVDSSATRRGRETVHTMWSEGIAILAGDFMFALSAEMVASLRRPSVVSKFADAIMQMSRAELHSPDLDDGAAAAQADYLTKIEGKTAALIGLCASAAADLAERPSQQQERMRQLGVALGLAFQICDDVLDLRGDPDLTGKPAGGDLLQAQLTLPILVHLGMVPGGEVASFYDGRKARPDRIPLALAEIGCSGALDAAVAKARDLAAEARAQLDHLPDNEFRSAISDLTEFVVDRVR
- a CDS encoding ubiquinone/menaquinone biosynthesis methyltransferase, with product MFDAIAPTYDRLNRMISLGLDAGWRRRLIDLSLIDDPAVLLDIGTGTGDLVALAKRRGAEHLLALGIDFSHAMLLAGRDRVGRAGGRLARADALRLPVGDAAVDAIVCAFVVRNLADRQTAFTEWRRVLAGGGRLVILEMTPMGNGPLARLFRLYFARITPLLGRLVSGHRFAYSYLPASVERFPGPADLAAELAEAGFEQVAWERRGLGSVAIHTAAAPGGRA
- a CDS encoding peptidoglycan bridge formation glycyltransferase FemA/FemB family protein, yielding MKLELRAVDNPREWAELFGTATGHSFLQRWEWGEIKRRNGWQPLRIGAFNGQSLVAGVQILIQRHRPLSFLPAVGIGYVPRGPVGRVESGVAEALVAAAVDGARRGGASLLRVEPPAANAGWVCPALLQAGFGVSDQHVQIRHSAYIDLGKSESEILAGFKSKTRYNTRLAGRRGVVVRRGGEKDLSSFFELTVETGRRDGFAIHDREYYEAVYNAFGPDDSALFVADYEGRDLAALLAIKTGGEAVYVYGASTSHERRRMPSYAVQWEAMRWARAHGCRRYDLWGMADPENARDPMVGVSRFKNGYNPMPIEHPGTFDLDLSRPLSGLIKAFLPMYQQVIANRSQPEPASN
- a CDS encoding UDP-N-acetylmuramoyl-L-alanyl-D-glutamate--2,6-diaminopimelate ligase gives rise to the protein MGNGRSRKRPRPDGRSQPVQERLQPDADRAPGDIRSGSLAAFIGAHQGLSADVPAGDRQPVATGAGVELRLDRLAAAIGCRVEPGAGELRIAAIAFDSRQAVPGSLFVAIAGTRVDGHDYIRQAVAAGAVAVVAQRPSACPPGVVGLVVKDSRAALAQLARCFHGRPDTQLGLIGVTGTDGKTSTCSLLAHLLTNAGADCGLVTTAQLGVGGVLSPRSEHETTPSALRVNELLAEMVAAGDRWAVIEATSHALDQKRVDGLAFDLAVYTRITHEHLEYHRTIDAYVAAKGRLAQLVDAAAEADDPGTLVLNAADPHTPTITAGRRCRRISYGQGVGDVQSRRERSGVRGLEFEVVTPWGRGKVQTPLRGRFNIENVLAAIAAGGAAGFDLEALIDGCRSFGGVAGRMQYVDRGQDFVVVVDYAHTPASLGAVLSELRKQTDGRLIAVFGSAGERDIEKRSLMGRVAAELADFAVITDEDPRGESRDRIASQIVFGLRQKDPTASFVVIHDRPQAVRYALSQARPGDVVALLGKGHEKSIIGPDGEVAYDEVEVAREALAGLA
- a CDS encoding iron-sulfur cluster assembly accessory protein, with translation MASELTTPNISLTESAASAFNSIVDAQGYDAAAMKVAVAPGGCGGWEYQLGIARRPTDTDLVTESLGITLYVDSMTLPLFDGAVIDFADGLMGQGFSVSNPLSKADCSCGQSFKTTGGAVDEGTCTSSVAGN
- a CDS encoding type II toxin-antitoxin system PemK/MazF family toxin, giving the protein MLGVDFWQTHVVPPISNTDRAGLAGNVLLDAAVTGLPVDSVAVPLRLKLVDRSWLGDCAGRLPRALTDAIDDGIRAVLGLDRA
- a CDS encoding metal-transporting ATPase, coding for MTCAACRANVERAVAGDGVLEHYVSLLTRAVVARYDPAATDAIAISDRIRAIGYEVEFAESQIALGPADGDLRPAALAALGGLDGLLRAEVRGDQIWCQYFADYVGRGQINAALEAVGITPLAVRTETAGKVHFPDSGPIAARAWWDRLMDHLEDLTDALPDWSGPVAGILAGLVVLWGQAAWIPSPAFMSNLPVLWLVAAAVFTLLGSDYHRAAWRAVRTRNLDMNSLVSMSTGMALLWSAIEIGRAAWSGSTPGEVFLAEAALVIAIVALGHHLQDRALAATTRPYESLLELVGSGDARVEREGEIATVRIRDLRPGDIQVIRPGDQIALDGVVLSGRSTVDESLLTGESRPVAKGPGDRVIGSALNHDGSLRVQVEQACDRTVLAQIVREVELAHSRRSHGEAALDRFIARYVPVIALVGIVSSAAWLLLAPDEGVAAAFRTLFTVLVVACPCAIGLAIPAATTVGISLGIRNGILLRDPAVIGAAGRVKVLMLDKTGTLTHGRPEVVDIETLPGTDAGDAIALAAAAESHSEHPIGRAICEVARRRGLTVPAAREFSAEFGGGVRALVDGAELLVGSPGFLRRNSVGPIEVSGDVGYAIAQVAVNGRAVASFALEDEIRDEAADEITRLRRAGIEPILVTGDRAPAAARVAAAVGIERVHSDQSPNQKAELVAELKSEGHCVAMVGDGVNDAPALGRADVGIAIGTGSDLAAHAAQMSIVAGGLERIAAAFTLIAKVRTAVNSNLAIAFGSTFLLVALATGIFYPVLGFQFNPVLAAAAMGLSILLVLGNSLRLRYPRIVNATSR